Proteins encoded together in one Salvia miltiorrhiza cultivar Shanhuang (shh) unplaced genomic scaffold, IMPLAD_Smil_shh fragScaff_scaffold_143_1, whole genome shotgun sequence window:
- the LOC131002524 gene encoding receptor kinase-like protein Xa21, with product MDTFSPLSLLSLLILLFTCLNLSAAHNITQIKSDESILLALKSHITLDPFNILKNNWTSGTSFCTWIGVTCDSRYNRVTQLNISYMGLVGTLPREIGNLSFLVSLNASHNSFHGLIPPSIFNMSFLEVLALKNNSLSSSLPLDMCIHNLHRLKWLRISYNELYGEIPSSLGQCSQLEYLSLFNNTFTGFVPTEIGNLTKLQELFLSENKLTGPIPSTIGNLSNLVYLDLGYNNLNGELSSSICN from the exons ATGGATACATTTTCCCCACTTTCCCTTCTTTCGCTTCTTATATTATTGTTTACTTGTCTTAACCTTTCTGCTGCGCACAACATAACTCAAATCAAAAGTGATGAATCCATACTTCTTGCTTTGAAATCCCACATCACTTTAGATCCTttcaatattttgaaaaataattggacCAGTGGAACCTCGTTTTGCACGTGGATAGGAGTTACTTGTGATTCACGTTACAATAGGGTGACTCAGTTGAATATATCGTACATGGGTCTTGTCGGAACCCTCCCACGAGAAATCGGGAATCTTTCTTTCCTTGTCTCTTTAAATGCGAGTCACAACTCTTTTCATGGCCTCATTCCCCCATCTATCTTCAACATGTCATTTCTAGAAGTTTTGGCACTAAAGAATAATAGTTTGTCTAGTAGTTTACCTCTTGATATGTGCATACACAATCTGCATAGACTCAAGTGGCTTCGTATATCTTACAACGAGTTGTATGGGGAAATACCATCGAGTTTGGGGCAGTGTTCACAGCTTGAGTATCTTTCTTTGTTCAACAACACTTTCACTGGATTTGTGCCGACAGAAATTGGGAACTTGACCAAGCTTCAAGAGTTGTTCCTTAGTGAAAATAAGTTGACTG gtccaataccatctaCTATTGGAAACCTCTCAAACTTGGTATACTTAGATCTTGGTTACAACAATTTAAATGGTGAGCTTTCATCCTCCATCTGCaattaa